A genome region from Staphylococcus capitis subsp. capitis includes the following:
- a CDS encoding deoxyribonuclease IV, with protein sequence MLLGSHVSMSGKKMLQGSAEEAHKFGESTFMIYTGAPQNTRRKSIEDLNIEKGHEAMKEYGLSNIIVHAPYIINIANTTKPEVFNLGVDFLQNEIERTQAIGAKDIVLHPGSHVGAGADVGIKKIIEGLNEVLTHDNDVRIALETMAGKGSEVGRSFEEIAQIIDGVTHNDRLSICFDTCHTHDAGYNVKEDFDGVLNEFDKVIGVDRIKVVHVNDSKNEIGAHKDRHENIGFGHIGFDALNYVVHHDAFKDIPKILETPYVGEDKKNKKPPYKFEIEMLKAQKFDSDLKNKILNQ encoded by the coding sequence ATGCTATTAGGTTCTCATGTTTCAATGAGTGGTAAGAAGATGTTACAAGGCTCTGCAGAAGAAGCCCATAAATTTGGAGAATCTACGTTTATGATATACACAGGAGCTCCTCAGAATACGAGAAGAAAAAGCATCGAAGATTTAAATATAGAAAAAGGACACGAGGCCATGAAAGAATATGGTTTATCTAATATCATTGTTCATGCACCCTATATTATCAACATCGCAAATACGACTAAACCTGAAGTATTCAACTTAGGTGTCGATTTTTTACAAAACGAAATTGAACGCACGCAAGCAATTGGCGCGAAAGATATTGTTCTTCATCCTGGTTCTCATGTTGGAGCTGGTGCCGACGTAGGTATTAAAAAAATAATTGAAGGACTTAATGAAGTATTAACTCATGACAATGATGTACGAATTGCCCTTGAAACAATGGCTGGTAAAGGTTCAGAAGTAGGCCGTTCGTTCGAGGAAATCGCTCAAATTATTGATGGCGTTACACATAATGATCGTTTATCAATTTGTTTTGACACATGTCATACCCATGACGCTGGTTATAATGTCAAAGAAGACTTCGATGGTGTGTTAAATGAATTTGATAAAGTTATTGGTGTAGACCGTATTAAAGTTGTACATGTGAATGATAGTAAAAATGAAATCGGTGCACATAAAGACCGTCATGAAAATATAGGATTTGGTCATATTGGATTTGATGCACTAAATTATGTTGTCCACCATGACGCATTTAAAGATATACCTAAAATTTTAGAAACACCATATGTAGGTGAGGATAAGAAAAATAAAAAACCACCGTATAAATTCGAAATTGAAATGTTAAAAGCACAAAAATTTGATTCAGATCTTAAGAATAAAATTTTAAATCAATAA
- a CDS encoding metal ABC transporter ATP-binding protein: protein MRGENMTTPVFELRNINYYFDNKHVLENINIKINKGEFLAIVGPNGAGKSTLLKVILGLLPLQKGEIFVEGKMYKGNKTSLKISYVSQKATAFNAGFPASVKEVVLSGLTKTKRLFQRFNKEDNKKVEQVLKKLNIAHLINKNIAELSGGQQQRVLIARALISNPSVLVLDEPTNGIDAKHVSEFYATLDTLKKEGITIILVTHDIGVVADTATEVACLNKHLHFHGTTEDFKSLDEVEISKIYGHPIQFVDHQHNRDCCNENVETG, encoded by the coding sequence ATGCGAGGTGAAAACATGACAACGCCAGTTTTCGAATTACGAAATATAAACTACTATTTTGATAATAAACATGTACTTGAAAATATTAATATTAAAATCAACAAAGGTGAGTTTCTAGCCATCGTTGGTCCTAATGGAGCGGGAAAATCCACCTTATTGAAAGTGATACTTGGACTATTACCTTTACAAAAAGGCGAGATTTTTGTTGAAGGAAAAATGTATAAAGGGAATAAAACTTCATTAAAAATTAGTTATGTTTCTCAAAAAGCAACAGCTTTTAATGCGGGGTTCCCAGCAAGTGTGAAAGAGGTTGTTCTGAGCGGACTAACAAAGACTAAAAGACTGTTCCAAAGATTTAATAAAGAAGATAATAAGAAAGTTGAACAAGTGCTGAAAAAATTAAATATTGCACATTTGATTAACAAAAACATTGCAGAGTTATCAGGCGGCCAACAACAGCGTGTTTTAATTGCTAGAGCATTAATATCTAATCCAAGTGTATTAGTTTTAGACGAACCGACAAATGGCATTGATGCCAAACATGTTAGTGAGTTTTATGCTACATTAGATACGCTAAAAAAAGAGGGTATTACTATTATTTTAGTAACGCATGATATCGGAGTTGTAGCTGATACTGCTACTGAAGTTGCTTGCTTAAACAAACATCTTCATTTCCATGGTACAACTGAAGATTTTAAATCTTTAGATGAAGTTGAAATTTCGAAAATATATGGCCATCCAATACAATTTGTTGATCATCAACACAATCGTGACTGTTGTAATGAAAATGTTGAAACTGGATAA
- a CDS encoding metal ABC transporter permease — protein sequence MIDALLNFDFMRYSLISGILIGFIAPLIGAFIVVRRLSLIADALSHVTLGGISFGMFLLTILPTLSFVNPMWFGILFAVIGALLIEKLRTSFSNYQEIAIPIIMSAGIALSAIFISLADGFNQEIVGLLFGSISAVNLSDLNTIIIIAIIVVFFIILFYKELFILSFDEEYSKVIGIPKWIQFLFIIIVAMVISASMRVVGILLVSALITLPIAISMRITKGFKQLIALSVALGELSVIMGLVLAFYMNISPGGVIVVLLVIMLIITMAYQKLKVKFKKGAISNEYK from the coding sequence GTGATAGATGCGTTATTAAATTTTGATTTTATGAGATATTCTCTTATTAGTGGTATTTTAATTGGCTTTATCGCACCTTTAATTGGCGCTTTTATTGTTGTTAGAAGACTATCTCTTATTGCTGACGCTTTAAGCCATGTCACTTTAGGCGGTATATCCTTTGGTATGTTTTTACTTACAATATTACCTACACTTTCATTTGTTAATCCCATGTGGTTTGGAATACTTTTTGCTGTTATAGGTGCACTTTTAATCGAAAAGCTAAGAACATCTTTTTCAAATTATCAAGAAATAGCAATACCTATTATTATGAGTGCAGGCATCGCACTGAGTGCAATCTTTATTTCATTAGCAGATGGATTTAATCAAGAAATTGTCGGATTACTTTTTGGATCAATTAGCGCTGTTAATTTAAGTGATTTAAATACCATTATCATAATCGCAATTATAGTTGTATTTTTTATAATATTATTTTATAAAGAATTATTTATCTTATCTTTCGATGAAGAATATAGTAAAGTCATTGGTATTCCAAAATGGATACAATTCTTATTTATTATTATTGTTGCAATGGTTATCTCTGCTTCAATGAGAGTTGTAGGAATTCTGCTAGTTAGTGCATTGATTACTTTGCCTATAGCAATCTCAATGAGAATAACTAAAGGTTTTAAACAGCTCATAGCACTAAGTGTTGCGCTAGGTGAGTTATCCGTAATAATGGGATTAGTACTTGCATTTTATATGAACATTTCACCTGGTGGTGTTATTGTAGTATTATTAGTAATCATGCTTATAATCACGATGGCTTACCAAAAGTTAAAAGTTAAGTTTAAAAAGGGAG